The following are encoded in a window of Ruminiclostridium herbifermentans genomic DNA:
- a CDS encoding VOC family protein, with protein sequence MKYITTLIAVKDMEKSKKFYHDVLGLEVVADFGANVALTGGISLQTADTWKDFIYKQESDIIFGNNAGELYFEEDDIDSFVEKLNSFDIEYVHPLIEHSWGQRAVRFYDPDKHIIEVGENMAMVIKRFMKSGLSVEETAERLYASVEYVMGCLEGRG encoded by the coding sequence ATGAAATACATAACTACACTTATTGCAGTAAAGGATATGGAAAAATCTAAAAAGTTTTATCATGATGTGCTGGGACTCGAGGTCGTTGCTGATTTTGGAGCAAATGTCGCTCTGACAGGTGGGATATCATTACAGACAGCCGATACTTGGAAGGATTTTATTTACAAGCAGGAAAGCGATATTATTTTTGGTAATAATGCAGGGGAGTTATATTTTGAAGAAGATGATATAGATTCTTTTGTTGAAAAGCTAAATTCCTTTGATATCGAATATGTTCACCCGTTAATTGAACATTCATGGGGACAGAGAGCAGTGAGATTTTACGACCCAGACAAGCATATCATTGAGGTGGGTGAAAACATGGCCATGGTTATTAAGCGTTTTATGAAAAGTGGACTTAGTGTAGAGGAAACTGCTGAAAGATTGTATGCGTCTGTTGAGTATGTGATGGGGTGTTTGGAGGGCAGAGGGTAG
- a CDS encoding Wadjet anti-phage system protein JetA family protein — translation MKEILKISQQFWHLFHSKNRYIYMEALMVIYDEYLYNDYFLTKETCIQLIAEHFSDRIIDITADDEELDFESLKDVDAIAEPMATKILNRLLRFTWLKKVEDYSSFKTNIVIPDYASAFIEVFKKLANPDSSETDIYIQNIYTNIYSFYYDNKAGIELLKTAKVNTTRLNRALQDMLHNMDEFFESLLKKENYEELLQEHLDVYVEAIVNKKYSLLKTSDNFYIYKNDIKKLLRLIQEDEGRLHLLEQKMLAEGIKQEDIENEFLDLIYEIERGIINMENRIAHIDTEHSKYVRATVSRLEYLLSNDDSMQGNVIALLNLLSSENNNEMLNQVAAAIRINDHTIISADSLYKKRGKHKVFEETVEVEEEVEKELSKEEILRINRNKNRYSKAQIEQFILSQMDNGIYSTKEHLIENDEQFELLILAYDYSIRKNSPFHVVPGEKAAITNGNYTYPDIIFKKNFNDSSG, via the coding sequence ATGAAAGAAATTTTAAAAATATCGCAGCAATTCTGGCATTTGTTTCATTCTAAAAATCGATATATTTATATGGAAGCATTGATGGTTATATACGATGAATATTTGTATAACGATTATTTTTTGACCAAGGAAACCTGTATACAGCTTATTGCAGAGCATTTTTCGGATAGGATTATTGATATAACAGCGGATGATGAAGAACTGGATTTTGAAAGTCTTAAAGATGTGGACGCAATTGCAGAGCCAATGGCAACTAAAATATTGAATAGACTGCTGCGTTTTACTTGGCTGAAGAAAGTAGAGGATTACAGTTCTTTTAAAACCAATATTGTAATACCAGATTATGCATCTGCTTTTATTGAGGTTTTCAAAAAGTTAGCCAATCCCGATTCAAGTGAAACAGATATTTACATACAGAATATTTATACCAATATATACTCTTTTTATTATGATAACAAGGCTGGAATTGAGTTGCTGAAGACAGCAAAGGTAAATACAACAAGGCTTAATAGAGCCTTACAGGACATGCTTCACAATATGGATGAATTTTTTGAATCATTATTAAAAAAGGAAAATTATGAAGAACTTTTGCAGGAGCACCTTGATGTGTATGTTGAAGCTATTGTAAATAAAAAATATAGTCTTTTAAAAACTAGCGACAACTTTTATATCTACAAAAATGATATTAAAAAGCTGCTGCGGCTAATCCAAGAGGATGAAGGAAGGCTGCATTTATTAGAACAAAAAATGTTAGCAGAAGGCATAAAACAAGAAGACATTGAAAATGAATTTTTGGATTTAATTTATGAGATTGAGCGTGGAATTATTAACATGGAGAATAGAATTGCCCATATTGATACAGAGCATAGCAAATACGTGCGGGCAACTGTAAGCCGTTTAGAGTATTTGTTAAGCAATGATGACAGTATGCAGGGAAATGTGATTGCGTTGCTCAATCTACTGTCAAGTGAAAACAATAATGAGATGCTTAATCAAGTGGCAGCAGCAATTCGTATAAATGACCATACCATTATTTCTGCCGATTCCTTATATAAAAAGAGAGGCAAGCACAAGGTTTTTGAAGAGACTGTTGAAGTTGAAGAGGAAGTTGAAAAGGAACTGTCAAAAGAAGAAATTCTGAGAATTAACCGAAATAAAAACAGGTACAGCAAAGCACAGATTGAGCAGTTCATTTTAAGCCAAATGGACAACGGGATATATTCTACAAAAGAGCATTTAATTGAAAATGATGAGCAATTTGAATTGCTTATTCTAGCTTATGATTATAGTATCCGTAAAAACAGCCCTTTTCATGTAGTGCCGGGTGAGAAGGCTGCCATTACAAATGGAAATTACACTTACCCTGATATTATATTTAAAAAGAATTTCAATGACAGTTCAGGGTAA
- a CDS encoding ATP-binding cassette domain-containing protein: MVLTMNKISKTYKGGTKKALDSFSTSLTAGVYGLLGPNGAGKSTLMNIITDNIKADSGSIDYDGSNIQKMGKDFRNILGYMPQHQGLYDDFSANRFLWYMAALKGLKKKLAKERIEYVLDLVNLRNDAHKKLGSFSGGMKQRILIAQALLNDPEILILDEPTAGLDPKERVHIRNFISEVALNKIVIFATHVVSDIEYVAKEVIFLKQGKLILQDTPSKVLSQMENKVWQAHIPVDKLNELQKQYMVSNIVGEKNNLVAVKIVGDNLQSELDASPALPTLEDIYLYLFNDFNKERRA, encoded by the coding sequence ATGGTACTTACAATGAACAAAATATCAAAAACTTATAAAGGAGGTACAAAAAAAGCTCTTGATAGTTTCAGTACTTCCCTTACTGCAGGAGTATATGGTCTATTAGGGCCTAATGGAGCAGGTAAATCCACTCTTATGAATATTATAACGGATAATATAAAAGCTGATTCAGGTAGTATAGATTATGATGGATCAAATATTCAAAAAATGGGTAAGGATTTTAGAAATATACTTGGGTATATGCCTCAACATCAAGGGCTATATGATGATTTCTCTGCAAACCGTTTTTTATGGTATATGGCGGCTCTAAAAGGTTTAAAGAAGAAGCTGGCAAAGGAAAGAATAGAGTATGTACTTGACTTGGTCAATTTACGTAATGATGCACACAAAAAGCTAGGCTCATTTTCAGGAGGTATGAAACAGAGAATATTAATAGCACAAGCACTGCTGAATGATCCTGAAATATTGATTCTAGATGAGCCTACAGCAGGTCTTGACCCAAAGGAAAGAGTACATATCCGTAATTTTATAAGTGAGGTTGCGTTGAATAAAATAGTTATATTTGCTACGCATGTTGTATCTGATATAGAGTACGTTGCTAAAGAGGTTATTTTTCTTAAGCAGGGAAAACTTATTCTACAAGATACTCCGTCAAAAGTTCTGTCGCAGATGGAAAATAAGGTTTGGCAGGCACACATACCAGTTGATAAGCTGAATGAATTACAAAAACAGTATATGGTAAGCAATATTGTAGGAGAAAAAAACAATCTGGTAGCAGTGAAAATTGTAGGAGATAATTTGCAGTCTGAGCTTGATGCAAGTCCTGCACTGCCTACTCTTGAGGATATTTACCTTTATCTTTTCAATGATTTTAATAAAGAGAGAAGGGCGTAA
- a CDS encoding ribosomal protein L7/L12, producing MDSKYIFSVIGIALLLLILIAINQLIKSVKRINLTLDKIAQKIGVADPAGDDLIKSLIVDCKKIEAIKRYRELTGAGLKEAADYVEKLTQSTIP from the coding sequence ATGGACAGTAAATACATTTTCTCAGTTATAGGTATCGCACTTTTACTATTAATACTTATCGCTATTAATCAATTAATAAAAAGCGTTAAGCGCATTAATCTAACTTTAGATAAAATTGCTCAGAAAATTGGTGTAGCTGATCCAGCAGGAGATGATCTGATAAAATCTCTTATTGTGGACTGCAAGAAAATTGAAGCTATTAAAAGATACCGTGAACTTACTGGTGCAGGTTTAAAGGAAGCAGCTGACTACGTGGAAAAACTAACTCAGAGTACCATTCCATGA
- a CDS encoding DUF4194 domain-containing protein translates to MFPYYQELLDEEKNELTEAIKALQSQTFMLERKYDKKTERYIPNKLYRTCERHLDFLREYFKIADVEIVENRQFGIIFIRTQNLQGDKLSRLTTIFILLLKLIFDEKMNTASNSIYVYTTLNEVYDKIQLFRLWNSKSISPTEVRKTIAALRKYQVIEIIDDIGDLDGDTKFIIYPTVNLLFDGQAIEGIIQQYQEEEEDTDNEPISSTDEDVSEQLALH, encoded by the coding sequence ATGTTTCCATATTACCAAGAACTTTTAGACGAAGAGAAAAATGAATTGACAGAGGCAATAAAAGCTCTGCAAAGCCAGACCTTTATGCTGGAAAGAAAATATGACAAAAAGACAGAGCGGTATATCCCCAATAAACTGTATCGAACTTGCGAAAGACATCTGGATTTTCTTAGAGAGTATTTTAAAATTGCAGATGTTGAAATAGTAGAAAATAGGCAGTTCGGAATTATTTTTATACGAACTCAGAATTTACAGGGTGATAAACTGAGCAGGCTGACTACTATATTTATTTTATTGCTGAAGCTAATATTTGATGAGAAGATGAACACAGCTTCTAATTCAATATATGTATACACAACTCTTAATGAAGTTTATGACAAGATACAGCTTTTTCGTCTGTGGAACAGTAAGTCTATTTCTCCTACAGAAGTGAGAAAAACAATTGCTGCTCTTAGAAAATATCAGGTTATAGAGATTATTGATGATATTGGAGATTTGGACGGGGATACAAAATTCATAATATATCCTACAGTTAATCTTCTATTTGACGGACAGGCAATTGAAGGCATTATACAGCAGTATCAAGAGGAAGAGGAGGATACAGACAATGAGCCGATTTCAAGTACTGACGAAGATGTGTCTGAACAATTGGCATTACATTAA
- a CDS encoding DUF2726 domain-containing protein, with protein sequence MDLILGIAVVALIVYIVYEKLMSNKSAEKEAITTNEKLPYKVADSVLTDAELRFYNALKLCVGEKAIICPKVGLKDIFFIGKGNEKEYLKHFNKIAKKHVDFLLCEPNTMKPLCGIELDDISHTSKKAKERDLFVEKVYKDANLELIRFLSRSEYECSEIENTLSVILNRVDGKQENKVVLCPKCSIPMVLRKANKGPNKGNDFYGCPNYPKCKEIVNIEEPAVINCT encoded by the coding sequence ATGGACTTAATTTTAGGAATAGCGGTAGTCGCATTAATAGTTTATATTGTTTATGAAAAATTAATGTCAAATAAGTCTGCAGAGAAAGAGGCTATAACTACTAATGAAAAGCTTCCTTATAAGGTTGCAGATAGTGTGTTAACTGATGCAGAGCTTAGATTTTATAATGCTTTAAAGTTATGCGTGGGTGAAAAAGCAATTATTTGCCCCAAAGTAGGATTAAAAGACATTTTCTTTATCGGTAAGGGTAATGAAAAAGAATATTTGAAGCACTTTAATAAAATTGCGAAAAAGCATGTGGATTTTCTTTTGTGTGAGCCAAATACAATGAAACCTTTATGTGGAATAGAATTAGACGATATAAGTCATACAAGTAAGAAGGCTAAAGAAAGAGACTTGTTTGTTGAGAAGGTTTATAAGGATGCAAATTTAGAGTTAATCCGCTTTTTATCAAGGTCGGAATATGAATGTTCAGAAATAGAAAACACATTGTCTGTTATTTTAAATAGAGTGGATGGAAAACAAGAAAATAAAGTTGTTTTATGCCCTAAGTGTTCTATACCAATGGTTTTACGTAAAGCAAACAAAGGCCCCAATAAGGGTAATGACTTTTATGGCTGTCCTAATTATCCAAAATGCAAGGAAATAGTTAATATAGAAGAGCCAGCAGTGATTAATTGTACATAG
- a CDS encoding phosphoadenosine phosphosulfate reductase family protein: MFVSFSGGKDSTVTSHLVTKALGTNNVLHIFGDTTLEFEKTYEYKNRFRTNEVSKGIPIISAKNREKNFEELCETIGPPSRVMRWCCTVFKTGAITRTITSAFINKTNILTFYGIRKSESVSRSKYERESESPKIAKQTVVSPIIDWLDYDVWLYILTEKIDFNEAYELGFSRVGCWCCPNNGFWSEFLTKVHMYDQYKNWRNLLINFAKKIGKPDPEVYIDTGNWKARQGGYGLEVANTSIISFKPCATEDNSFNYELQKPITEELYELFKPFGYINKDLGNKRLGEVYIIDKKGKVAVVLQGRIGTTKLKVTIKKINIARARSMKVAEGKVQCQLTKYQMCMGCRACEGVCKYNAISVKETDNGTTEYKINDEKCIRCGECVGHFNAGCYMRKVLAIKYKGFNVVSINKS; encoded by the coding sequence ATGTTTGTATCATTTAGTGGTGGCAAGGATTCAACTGTTACATCTCATCTTGTAACTAAAGCTTTAGGTACAAATAATGTTTTACATATTTTTGGTGATACAACTTTAGAGTTTGAAAAAACCTATGAATATAAAAATAGGTTCAGAACAAACGAAGTGTCTAAAGGCATTCCAATTATATCTGCTAAAAATAGAGAAAAAAATTTTGAAGAATTATGTGAGACAATTGGTCCACCTAGCAGGGTTATGAGGTGGTGCTGTACTGTTTTCAAAACCGGTGCAATTACTCGAACAATAACATCGGCATTTATAAATAAAACTAATATTCTAACTTTTTATGGAATTAGAAAGAGTGAATCTGTAAGTAGAAGCAAGTATGAAAGAGAAAGCGAAAGCCCGAAGATTGCAAAGCAAACAGTAGTTTCACCAATTATTGATTGGCTTGATTACGATGTATGGCTATACATTTTAACAGAAAAGATTGACTTTAATGAAGCATACGAACTAGGATTCTCTAGAGTTGGATGTTGGTGTTGTCCTAACAATGGTTTTTGGTCTGAGTTTCTGACTAAGGTACATATGTATGATCAATATAAAAATTGGAGAAATTTATTAATCAATTTTGCTAAAAAAATCGGTAAGCCTGATCCAGAAGTTTATATAGACACTGGAAACTGGAAAGCAAGACAAGGCGGTTATGGGTTAGAAGTGGCTAATACATCAATAATATCATTTAAACCATGTGCAACAGAAGATAATTCTTTTAATTATGAATTACAGAAACCAATTACTGAGGAACTTTATGAATTGTTCAAACCTTTTGGCTATATTAATAAAGACTTGGGCAACAAGAGACTAGGCGAAGTCTATATTATTGATAAAAAGGGGAAGGTTGCAGTAGTTCTTCAAGGGAGGATAGGGACAACAAAATTAAAAGTTACTATAAAAAAAATTAATATTGCAAGAGCACGTTCAATGAAAGTAGCGGAAGGAAAGGTACAGTGCCAATTAACAAAATACCAGATGTGTATGGGATGTAGAGCGTGTGAAGGCGTTTGTAAGTATAATGCTATTTCTGTAAAAGAGACAGATAATGGTACCACAGAATATAAAATTAATGATGAAAAATGTATAAGATGCGGTGAATGTGTAGGACATTTTAATGCTGGATGCTATATGAGGAAGGTACTAGCGATTAAATATAAAGGATTTAATGTAGTGAGTATTAATAAAAGCTAA
- a CDS encoding nucleotidyltransferase domain-containing protein — protein MIEITTWMNDFLHALHTNFGERVWFIGLQGSYGRGEATEKSDIDIVVILNKLSALDVQVYNNMLDTLPHRELICGFLSGKDEILNWEASDLFQFYYDTKPIKGSLDELLSHIDDAAVNRAIKIGACNIYHGCVHNMLYEKSEDILRGLYKSASFVVQAICFKQTGSYITHQVDLLNAICKEEQAIIRTFLNLKNGGAVEFDKMSEILFNWSKSWITQLL, from the coding sequence ATGATTGAAATTACTACTTGGATGAATGATTTTTTACATGCATTACATACGAATTTTGGAGAACGAGTGTGGTTCATTGGGCTGCAAGGAAGTTATGGCCGTGGAGAAGCAACTGAAAAAAGCGATATCGATATTGTTGTAATACTCAATAAACTTTCCGCTTTAGATGTTCAAGTCTATAACAATATGTTGGATACACTTCCTCATAGAGAATTGATTTGTGGCTTCCTTTCGGGCAAAGACGAAATCTTGAATTGGGAAGCATCAGACCTTTTCCAATTTTACTATGATACCAAGCCAATAAAAGGGAGTCTCGATGAACTGCTGTCACATATTGACGATGCTGCCGTTAATAGAGCAATCAAAATTGGTGCTTGTAATATCTATCATGGCTGTGTACATAATATGCTGTACGAAAAAAGTGAAGATATTTTGCGAGGTTTGTATAAGTCTGCATCCTTTGTTGTACAAGCAATCTGCTTCAAACAGACAGGCAGCTATATTACTCACCAAGTAGACTTGCTTAATGCTATATGCAAAGAAGAACAGGCAATCATTCGAACTTTCTTAAATTTAAAGAATGGCGGTGCTGTTGAATTTGATAAAATGTCTGAAATATTGTTTAATTGGTCAAAAAGTTGGATTACACAGTTGTTGTAA
- a CDS encoding MmcQ/YjbR family DNA-binding protein yields MKYLWLDEYLLSMKGATKDFKVEWGWTRYLIGNKMFAAICKDAKGERDIITIKLEPFEGEFLRSQHQDIIPGHYMNKEHWNSIYLDWNIPDEMMKDLTKKSYQLVLGGLSKKLQKEILGLF; encoded by the coding sequence ATGAAATATCTATGGCTAGACGAATACCTTCTTTCAATGAAGGGAGCAACAAAGGATTTTAAGGTAGAGTGGGGCTGGACAAGGTATCTAATTGGAAATAAAATGTTTGCGGCAATATGCAAGGATGCCAAGGGTGAAAGAGACATTATTACAATCAAGCTGGAGCCATTTGAGGGCGAGTTTTTGCGAAGCCAGCACCAAGATATTATTCCTGGGCACTACATGAATAAGGAACACTGGAATTCAATTTATTTAGACTGGAATATACCTGACGAAATGATGAAAGACTTAACAAAAAAGTCATATCAACTGGTGCTTGGTGGACTAAGTAAAAAGTTACAAAAGGAAATTCTTGGATTGTTCTAG
- a CDS encoding ATP-binding protein, with translation MSRFQVLTKMCLNNWHYINEKLISFNEEINFFTGHSGSGKSTVLDALQIILYADSNGRSFFNKAAKEDSDRTLIEYLRGMKVVQENNYISYLRNKNFSSTIVLEFQDSETLKHQSIGVVFDVDVASNGVNHMFFWHTGELLENRYRSGEKTNSINELKEYIRDNFAKEDYYFSRTNEKFRNELYSNYFGGLHPKHFPSLFKKAIPFKMDMKLEDFVKNYICTENDIHIEDMQDSVAQYIRLKRRLEDTRNEIEALTGIHNQFQVYRTYWNEIIQYQYNYDKLDIQSIENRLERIEIQQKKYSEDILDLEKTVNSVEQVLRDLQNQRDEVVSSIKSSGYEHLEAELNSLNQVLELLNSNKAEYDRIANGLNEWLADDILDASVCRGIENFNNYSVSREQLENIQSAITSARTGFEKDKSELSSRINELKKAIAELTKQIETLKNGQKAYPSYLLEAKDYITAELEKHYEKPISVDILADVIEIKDEKWLNAVEGYMGNNKLALVVHPDYVKHAMEIYRELNPKKYYKVAIIDTEKVLRDAKPMLDKSLAEEVETAIDYARAYIDFLMGAVIKCSTIEELRENKSGITPDCVLYQGYKLQHINPRNYTEYAYIGRNAIERRLRQLEQDLSELQSEKRPLDQQLSKIVEVLGYESFSKEIDYYDKQLQGIKEIQIKEEQKKEYIRKINELKEKNIDEWKAKKVKLELAISEKSKQKESARLELITKSREVLEFKNIIISLSEELVQKKRAFVFDNNREEAFSSFMRGHSSSKIENVKNILLTLKHDSEVKSGEEYDKLVRMREIYKNQYAYRGFSLTCKDNDVYDQLLETLSSEKLNEYMDKANEQAKLAVYHFKTDFVYKIRDAIKEVMQQKDDLNRVLAQLDFGKDKYKFIITKNQGEDGKFYDMFMDENLEINPHQLTGKIDNQMDLFSTKHEQDYKELINELIELFMPPENSDSRAMEEARASMEKYADYRTYLSFDMEQIVDGMPPMRLSKMLSKNSGGEGQNPLYVALLASFAQVYRINLKANIRRRPTPRLVVLDEAFSKMDAEKVGSCIGLIRKLGFQAIISSTNDKIQNYVENVDKTFVFANPNKNRISIQEFEKKDFGELLVVEGEEEIL, from the coding sequence ATGAGCCGATTTCAAGTACTGACGAAGATGTGTCTGAACAATTGGCATTACATTAATGAAAAGCTAATCAGCTTTAATGAAGAAATAAACTTTTTTACAGGACATTCAGGAAGTGGTAAATCCACTGTTTTAGATGCTTTGCAAATAATATTATATGCTGACAGTAATGGACGTTCCTTTTTCAATAAAGCAGCTAAAGAAGATTCTGACCGAACTTTAATAGAGTACCTCAGAGGAATGAAGGTAGTTCAGGAAAACAATTATATAAGCTATCTGAGAAACAAGAATTTTTCTTCTACAATTGTGTTAGAGTTTCAAGATTCTGAAACCTTGAAGCATCAAAGCATTGGAGTGGTTTTTGATGTTGATGTTGCATCAAATGGTGTTAATCATATGTTTTTCTGGCATACGGGAGAATTACTTGAAAACCGCTATCGCAGCGGAGAAAAGACTAATTCAATTAATGAACTGAAGGAATATATCAGAGACAATTTTGCAAAAGAGGATTATTATTTCAGCAGAACAAATGAAAAATTCCGCAATGAATTATACAGCAATTATTTTGGAGGGCTACACCCAAAGCATTTCCCGTCGCTATTTAAAAAAGCTATTCCATTTAAAATGGATATGAAATTAGAGGATTTCGTCAAAAACTATATATGCACTGAAAATGATATCCATATTGAGGACATGCAGGACAGTGTGGCACAATACATCAGGCTGAAAAGAAGACTAGAGGACACTAGAAATGAAATAGAGGCTCTGACGGGTATTCACAATCAATTTCAGGTATACCGTACATATTGGAATGAAATTATTCAATATCAGTACAATTATGACAAGTTGGATATACAATCAATTGAAAATAGGCTTGAAAGAATTGAAATTCAGCAGAAAAAGTATAGTGAGGATATTCTGGATTTAGAGAAAACAGTTAATTCTGTAGAGCAAGTGCTTAGGGACTTGCAAAACCAGAGAGATGAAGTGGTTAGTTCAATCAAAAGCAGTGGATATGAGCATCTAGAGGCAGAGTTAAACTCATTAAATCAGGTTCTGGAATTGCTAAACAGTAATAAAGCTGAATATGACAGGATTGCCAATGGATTAAATGAATGGTTAGCAGATGATATTTTAGATGCATCAGTATGCAGGGGCATAGAGAATTTTAATAATTATTCTGTAAGCCGTGAACAGCTTGAAAATATTCAATCAGCTATTACCAGCGCTAGAACTGGGTTTGAAAAGGATAAGTCAGAACTTTCCTCAAGAATTAATGAATTAAAAAAGGCTATTGCTGAACTTACAAAGCAGATTGAGACGTTGAAAAATGGTCAGAAAGCATATCCTTCCTATTTGCTTGAGGCTAAGGATTACATAACAGCTGAACTGGAAAAACACTACGAGAAGCCAATTAGCGTAGACATTTTAGCAGATGTTATAGAGATAAAGGACGAAAAGTGGCTTAATGCTGTAGAGGGCTATATGGGCAATAATAAGCTGGCTCTGGTTGTTCACCCTGATTATGTAAAACATGCAATGGAAATATACAGAGAACTAAATCCTAAAAAATATTACAAGGTGGCCATAATTGACACTGAGAAGGTACTTAGAGATGCTAAGCCAATGTTAGATAAGTCACTTGCAGAAGAAGTAGAAACAGCAATTGATTATGCAAGAGCATATATTGATTTTCTAATGGGTGCAGTGATTAAATGCAGTACAATTGAAGAACTCAGAGAAAACAAGAGTGGAATTACCCCCGATTGTGTGCTTTATCAGGGGTATAAGCTGCAGCACATTAACCCTCGCAATTATACGGAATATGCTTACATTGGAAGAAATGCAATTGAAAGAAGACTGCGACAGCTTGAACAGGATTTATCAGAATTACAGTCTGAAAAAAGACCTCTGGATCAGCAATTAAGCAAAATTGTTGAAGTATTAGGCTATGAGTCTTTTTCCAAGGAAATTGACTACTATGATAAGCAGCTGCAGGGAATTAAAGAAATTCAAATAAAAGAAGAGCAAAAGAAGGAATACATTAGAAAAATTAATGAATTAAAAGAAAAAAACATAGACGAATGGAAAGCAAAGAAAGTTAAGCTAGAACTTGCAATTAGTGAGAAAAGCAAGCAGAAGGAGTCGGCTAGATTAGAACTGATTACTAAAAGCAGAGAGGTTTTGGAGTTTAAAAATATCATTATTTCATTGAGTGAGGAATTAGTTCAAAAGAAAAGAGCCTTTGTTTTTGATAATAATAGAGAAGAAGCATTTAGCAGCTTTATGAGGGGACATTCATCTTCAAAAATAGAGAATGTTAAGAATATTTTATTAACTCTAAAGCATGACAGCGAAGTTAAGTCGGGTGAGGAATATGATAAATTGGTGAGAATGAGAGAAATCTACAAAAACCAATATGCTTACCGAGGCTTTTCACTTACCTGTAAGGATAATGACGTGTATGACCAATTGCTTGAGACTCTTAGCAGTGAAAAGCTTAATGAATATATGGACAAGGCAAATGAGCAGGCTAAGCTGGCCGTTTACCATTTCAAGACGGATTTTGTTTATAAAATTCGAGATGCAATAAAAGAGGTTATGCAGCAGAAGGACGATTTGAACAGGGTACTTGCTCAGCTGGATTTTGGTAAGGACAAGTATAAGTTTATTATCACAAAGAACCAAGGGGAGGATGGTAAGTTCTATGATATGTTCATGGACGAGAATTTAGAGATTAATCCCCATCAGCTCACTGGAAAGATTGATAATCAGATGGATTTATTCAGCACTAAGCATGAGCAGGATTATAAGGAACTGATAAATGAATTGATAGAATTGTTTATGCCTCCTGAAAACAGTGATTCAAGAGCAATGGAGGAAGCAAGGGCAAGCATGGAGAAATATGCTGACTACAGAACTTATCTGTCCTTTGATATGGAGCAGATAGTTGATGGTATGCCACCAATGCGACTTAGCAAAATGCTGTCAAAGAACTCAGGCGGTGAAGGTCAGAATCCATTGTATGTAGCTTTATTGGCAAGCTTTGCACAGGTTTACAGGATAAATCTGAAGGCCAATATTAGAAGAAGACCAACTCCAAGGCTGGTTGTTCTTGATGAAGCGTTTTCAAAAATGGATGCTGAAAAGGTAGGAAGCTGTATTGGCTTAATCAGAAAGCTGGGCTTCCAAGCAATTATCAGTTCAACAAATGACAAGATACAAAACTATGTGGAAAATGTTGACAAAACCTTTGTGTTTGCCAACCCAAACAAGAACCGTATATCTATACAGGAGTTTGAAAAGAAGGATTTCGGAGAACTGCTGGTTGTGGAGGGGGAAGAGGAAATATTATGA